Proteins from one Hydrogenophaga sp. SL48 genomic window:
- a CDS encoding D-amino acid dehydrogenase, which translates to MAQHLIVIGGGITGVTSAYALARQGHRVTLIEKHRYAGMETSHANGGQLSASNAETWTHPSTLLKGIKWMLKADAPLLVNPKPSWHKLSWFAEFAASIPKYRDNTIATAKLAIAAREHLFGWAQAEGIDFDLKQQGILHIYRDKAGFDHAGEVSKLLAEGGLPRRAVTPDEMRAIEPTLAGDYHGGYYTESDSTGDIHKFTHGLSLACERMGVKLLTGHTVTRVQSDGNTAHVTLSNGEVVSGDAVVVCAGVHSRALGAQLGDRLNVYPVKGYSITVMLNDEQSQAAAPQVSLLDDETKLVTSRLGQDRFRVAGTAEFNGMNLDIRADRIRPLVNWVNQCFPGVSTRRVEPWAGLRPMMPDMLPRVGPGRRPNVFYNTGHGHLGWTLSAITAHQLTGHVAQWQAQHRHTRVVMPAPAV; encoded by the coding sequence ATGGCACAGCACCTCATCGTCATCGGCGGCGGCATCACCGGCGTCACCAGCGCCTACGCCCTGGCCCGTCAGGGTCACCGCGTCACCCTGATCGAAAAACACCGCTACGCGGGCATGGAAACCAGCCACGCCAACGGCGGCCAGCTCTCGGCCTCCAACGCCGAAACCTGGACCCACCCGTCCACCCTGCTCAAGGGCATCAAGTGGATGCTCAAGGCCGACGCACCGCTGCTCGTGAACCCCAAGCCCAGCTGGCACAAGCTCAGCTGGTTCGCCGAGTTCGCGGCGTCGATCCCCAAGTACCGCGACAACACCATCGCCACCGCGAAGTTGGCGATCGCTGCGCGCGAGCACCTGTTCGGCTGGGCACAGGCCGAGGGCATTGATTTCGACCTGAAGCAACAAGGCATCCTGCACATCTACCGCGACAAGGCCGGCTTCGACCACGCGGGCGAAGTCTCCAAGCTGCTGGCCGAAGGCGGCCTGCCGCGCCGCGCCGTCACGCCCGACGAGATGCGCGCCATCGAGCCCACACTGGCCGGTGACTACCACGGTGGCTACTACACCGAGAGCGACAGCACCGGTGACATCCACAAGTTCACCCACGGCCTGTCGCTCGCCTGCGAGCGAATGGGCGTGAAGCTGCTGACCGGCCACACGGTGACGCGTGTGCAGAGCGACGGCAACACCGCGCACGTCACCCTGTCGAATGGCGAAGTGGTCAGCGGCGACGCGGTGGTGGTCTGCGCCGGCGTGCACAGCCGGGCGCTGGGCGCTCAGCTGGGCGACCGCCTCAACGTCTACCCGGTCAAGGGCTACTCCATCACCGTGATGCTGAACGATGAGCAGAGCCAGGCCGCTGCGCCGCAGGTCAGCCTGCTGGACGACGAGACCAAGCTCGTCACCAGCCGCCTGGGGCAGGACCGATTCCGCGTCGCGGGCACGGCCGAGTTCAACGGCATGAACCTGGACATCCGCGCCGACCGCATCCGCCCGCTGGTCAACTGGGTCAACCAGTGTTTCCCGGGCGTGAGCACGCGCCGGGTCGAGCCCTGGGCCGGCCTGCGGCCCATGATGCCGGACATGCTGCCGCGCGTCGGCCCCGGCCGCCGGCCCAACGTGTTCTACAACACCGGCCACGGTCACCTGGGCTGGACGCTCTCGGCCATCACCGCGCACCAGCTGACCGGCCACGTGGCACAGTGGCAGGCACAGCATCGCCACACCCGCGTGGTGATGCCCGCCCCCGCCGTCTGA